The proteins below are encoded in one region of Equus caballus isolate H_3958 breed thoroughbred chromosome 16, TB-T2T, whole genome shotgun sequence:
- the SPCS1 gene encoding signal peptidase complex subunit 1 has product MLEHLSSLPTQMDYKGQKLAEQMFQGIILFSAIVGFIYGYVAEQFGWTVYIVMAGFAFSCLLTLPPWPIYRRHPLKWLPVQDSGTEDKKPGERKIKRHAKNN; this is encoded by the exons ATGCTGGAGCACCTGAGCTCGCTGCCCACGCAGATG GATTACAAGGGCCAGAAACTAGCTGAACAGATGTTTCAaggaattattcttttttctgca ATAGTTGGATTTATCTATGGGTACGTGGCTGAACAGTTCGGGTGGACTGTCTATATAGTTATGGCCGGATTTGCTTTTTCGTGTTTG CTGACACTTCCTCCATGGCCCATTTATCGCCGGCACCCCCTCAAGTGGTTACCTGTTCAAGACTCAGGCACAGAAGACAAGAAACcaggggaaagaaaaattaagaggcaTGCTAAAAATAATTGA